In Phormidium yuhuli AB48, one genomic interval encodes:
- a CDS encoding pentapeptide repeat-containing protein yields MTALDDLESGQSKHLRGANLEDQTLSGLDLHDIDLAGAKLSGADLVRANLAAAHLQGANCLGANFDYSNLRANLVGVNLMQASLQGTDLRGANLRGATLMGANLRGASLAGAVLSGANLVGANLMGADLRGADLRGANLSHSHLKGANLSEAELQGANLYEADLEEANLGGANLQGANLVRVNFLCANLQNAKLEGTSHAGACWTGTILDGAVDEVPV; encoded by the coding sequence ATGACTGCTCTTGACGACCTTGAATCTGGACAATCCAAGCACCTCCGAGGGGCTAATCTTGAAGACCAAACCCTGTCGGGGCTAGATTTACATGACATTGACTTAGCCGGTGCTAAACTCTCGGGGGCGGATTTAGTTCGTGCCAACTTAGCAGCGGCCCATCTGCAAGGGGCCAATTGTTTGGGGGCGAACTTCGATTACAGCAACCTGCGGGCGAATCTCGTGGGGGTTAATCTCATGCAGGCCAGTTTACAGGGAACGGATTTACGAGGAGCCAATTTACGGGGGGCCACCCTCATGGGGGCGAATCTTCGGGGAGCCAGTTTGGCTGGGGCCGTCCTGAGTGGGGCGAATTTGGTGGGAGCCAATCTGATGGGAGCGGACTTACGAGGGGCCGATTTGCGGGGGGCGAACCTTAGCCATAGTCATCTCAAGGGGGCCAATCTCTCTGAGGCGGAATTACAGGGGGCCAATCTTTACGAGGCCGATTTAGAGGAGGCGAATTTAGGGGGAGCGAACCTACAGGGAGCCAATCTGGTACGGGTGAATTTCCTCTGTGCCAATCTGCAAAACGCTAAGCTAGAGGGAACTAGCCATGCGGGAGCCTGTTGGACAGGAACGATTCTCGATGGTGCGGTTGATGAGGTTCCTGTCTGA